A single genomic interval of Lathyrus oleraceus cultivar Zhongwan6 chromosome 7, CAAS_Psat_ZW6_1.0, whole genome shotgun sequence harbors:
- the LOC127106692 gene encoding ceramide synthase LOH2 isoform X2, protein MNFISTDNVVPEVSHFSVAIYFAFGSLAARFILDKYVFRRLAIRMLTKGRVPSRINKEMQIKIVKCTESMWKLTYYAAVEAFVLKYTVNEPWFTNRKMLFEDWPNHELKSPVMIYYMCQCGFYIYSIAAILLWETRRKDFAVMFTHHIITVILIGTSYLTSFFRLGAMTLALHDGSDVFMEAAKVFKYSGREFGASVCFAFFAVSWLLLRLIFFPLWIIRTTSLDLKKVLNLSETLPMLLYYEFNSLLIMLFIFHIYWWVLICAMINRQLKNRGKVGEDIRSGKQISLVQIMDINIQMMIELTKDFVEFSLFLLVGGSSADTLLWSCLIDF, encoded by the exons ATGAATTTTATCTCCACCGATAATGTGGTGCCGGAGGTTTCTCATTTCTCCGTCGCGATCTACTTCGCTTTTGGTAGTTTGGCGGCTAGGTTCATTCTTGACAAATACGTTTTTCGC AGGCTGGCCATCAGGATGTTGACAAAGGGTAGAGTTCCTTCGCGGATTAATAAGGAAATGCAAATAAAGATTGTAAAATGCACGGAATCAATGTGGAAGCTAACATACTATGCTGCAGTTGAAGCTTTTGTTCTTAAATACACAGTCAATGAACCCTGGTTCACTAATAGGAAAATGCTCTTCGAAGACTGGCCAAATCATGAGTTGAA GAGTCCCGTAATGATTTACTACATGTGCCAATGTGGGTTCTACATTTATAGCATTGCGGCTATTCTCCTTTGGGAAACTAGAAGGAAGGATTTTGCAGTGATGTTTACTCACCATATAATTACTGTAATACTGATTGGGACCTCATATCTAACAAG TTTTTTCAGGCTTGGCGCCATGACCCTAGCCCTTCATGATGGAAGTGATGTATTCATGGAAGCTGCCAAGGTATTCAAGTATTCTGGAAGAGAATTTGGTGCTAGCGTGTGTTTTGCATTCTTTGCAGTTTCATGGCTCTTATTGCGGCTAATTTTCTTTCCTCTTTGGATTATTAGAACAACAAG CCTTGACCTTAAGAAGGTCTTAAACCTATCAGAGACTTTGCCCATGTTACTTTACTATGAGTTTAATTCATTGCTCATAATGCTGTTCATCTTCCATATATACTGGTGGGTGCTCATATGTGCGATGATCAATAGACAGCTGAAAAATAGGGGAAAAGTTGGCGAAGATATTAGATCTGGTAAGCAAATTTCATTAGTACAGATTATGGATATAAAT ATTCAGATGATGATTGAACTGACGAAGGATTTTGTTGAGTTTTCTTTGTTCTTGCTGGTTGGTGGTAGCTCTGCAGATACTCTGCTTTGGAGTTGTCTAATAGATTTCTAG
- the LOC127106692 gene encoding ceramide synthase LOH2 isoform X1 encodes MNFISTDNVVPEVSHFSVAIYFAFGSLAARFILDKYVFRRLAIRMLTKGRVPSRINKEMQIKIVKCTESMWKLTYYAAVEAFVLKYTVNEPWFTNRKMLFEDWPNHELKSPVMIYYMCQCGFYIYSIAAILLWETRRKDFAVMFTHHIITVILIGTSYLTSFFRLGAMTLALHDGSDVFMEAAKVFKYSGREFGASVCFAFFAVSWLLLRLIFFPLWIIRTTSLDLKKVLNLSETLPMLLYYEFNSLLIMLFIFHIYWWVLICAMINRQLKNRGKVGEDIRSDSDDD; translated from the exons ATGAATTTTATCTCCACCGATAATGTGGTGCCGGAGGTTTCTCATTTCTCCGTCGCGATCTACTTCGCTTTTGGTAGTTTGGCGGCTAGGTTCATTCTTGACAAATACGTTTTTCGC AGGCTGGCCATCAGGATGTTGACAAAGGGTAGAGTTCCTTCGCGGATTAATAAGGAAATGCAAATAAAGATTGTAAAATGCACGGAATCAATGTGGAAGCTAACATACTATGCTGCAGTTGAAGCTTTTGTTCTTAAATACACAGTCAATGAACCCTGGTTCACTAATAGGAAAATGCTCTTCGAAGACTGGCCAAATCATGAGTTGAA GAGTCCCGTAATGATTTACTACATGTGCCAATGTGGGTTCTACATTTATAGCATTGCGGCTATTCTCCTTTGGGAAACTAGAAGGAAGGATTTTGCAGTGATGTTTACTCACCATATAATTACTGTAATACTGATTGGGACCTCATATCTAACAAG TTTTTTCAGGCTTGGCGCCATGACCCTAGCCCTTCATGATGGAAGTGATGTATTCATGGAAGCTGCCAAGGTATTCAAGTATTCTGGAAGAGAATTTGGTGCTAGCGTGTGTTTTGCATTCTTTGCAGTTTCATGGCTCTTATTGCGGCTAATTTTCTTTCCTCTTTGGATTATTAGAACAACAAG CCTTGACCTTAAGAAGGTCTTAAACCTATCAGAGACTTTGCCCATGTTACTTTACTATGAGTTTAATTCATTGCTCATAATGCTGTTCATCTTCCATATATACTGGTGGGTGCTCATATGTGCGATGATCAATAGACAGCTGAAAAATAGGGGAAAAGTTGGCGAAGATATTAGATCTG ATTCAGATGATGATTGA